The following coding sequences lie in one Methanooceanicella nereidis genomic window:
- a CDS encoding TfuA-related McrA-glycine thioamidation protein, whose amino-acid sequence MIIVYLGPSLPVEKARQILEADYRPPISREDLKKALKDRAKIIGIIDGVFYNKTAVAHKEIIEVMKKGVIVVGGSSMGALRASELDTFGMIGAGRIYECYKSGRICADDEVAVTFNPVTGEQMSEPLVNIRYQLKAAQDSGIITAEERDSLLKTCTGMFYPDRKYPEILKRATEKGIISTERSDRLGDFIRDNPLNLKAEDAIRTLEKIKEIIERSKK is encoded by the coding sequence ATGATAATAGTGTATCTGGGCCCGAGCCTGCCAGTCGAAAAAGCGCGGCAAATACTTGAGGCCGATTATCGCCCTCCCATAAGCCGTGAAGACCTAAAAAAAGCGCTAAAGGACCGGGCCAAAATAATAGGAATAATCGATGGCGTATTTTACAATAAGACCGCTGTAGCCCATAAAGAGATAATCGAAGTGATGAAAAAAGGCGTTATCGTCGTCGGCGGGTCCAGCATGGGGGCTCTCAGGGCATCCGAGCTCGATACTTTCGGGATGATAGGCGCCGGCAGGATCTATGAATGCTATAAAAGCGGCAGGATATGTGCGGATGATGAGGTCGCCGTGACATTCAACCCGGTCACGGGAGAGCAGATGTCGGAGCCGCTGGTGAATATCCGCTACCAGCTTAAGGCAGCTCAGGATTCGGGGATCATTACCGCAGAAGAACGCGATTCCCTATTAAAGACGTGCACCGGGATGTTCTATCCCGACCGAAAATATCCGGAGATCCTTAAACGCGCTACTGAAAAAGGTATTATCTCGACAGAACGATCAGACCGCCTTGGAGATTTCATACGCGATAACCCGCTGAACCTGAAGGCAGAAGACGCTATCAGGACGCTTGAAAAGATTAAAGAGATAATAGAGCGCTCAAAGAAATAA